The following DNA comes from Plasmodium coatneyi strain Hackeri chromosome 9, complete sequence.
ATTCGTGGGAATGCGATACTTAAAGTAATTTATCACTTTGGTAAaacttttgtaaaaataaatcttGTCTCCAATTTCCAGTTCTCCTATTTCGGAACTCTTCACATAATAGCTGTCGTCATTTTCGTTAAGAAAGATATACTGGAAATTCTTCAGTTCGCTTTTAAATCCTCCTGCGTTTGTGTACGTCACGATCACTTGCTTGGCCTTCCCATCCCCTGCGGCGAATACTCCTCCATCCAGCAGGCACAGCGCCGTCACCAGACTGCACAACTTTCGAACGACTGTCATTCCAaggggaacgaaaaaaaagggagagccAAGTGGCTACAACAAACGAGTTGAAGAACTTATCGCGAAGTGgacttcacaaaaaaaaattcacgtAGAAGCACCTTTAACGGATTTTTTAAATCCCCCCACCACAGTGTGAGGGAGCACTTGCTAGGGGGGGTATCATCCCTTCACAGCCACTCACCCTACACTTGTACCGCGTGAGTGTGTGTACCAAACAAATGATTTACAAATGggtattatttttgtatttttcggTCACCACAGTGCGTGGTCACTCCTTTACTAACTTCCGCaatgagggagaaaaaaaaaaaaaaaaaaaagaacaaatgccACTTGGCGAGAGGAACGTCAAAACACGTACTTGCGCTTGTGCATAAAAAATGCCCTGCCGTTCCAGCGCAAATAAAAGTGCGATAAGCAGGTAAGCAacttggagaaaaaaaacgagttCGCTCAAAATGTGCAATCTTTAAGTATACTTATGAAGTATACTCTCAGAGTATAACTCACCAAGTGCACCCAACAGGTGCGTTGCCAATTATTCGCACAATGCTAAAGACGCATGTCCAACTGATAGCCAAAATCTGTATACTGATCAAGCGCAATTTTTCGTTCAACACGTTTCGTTCCGTCTCAGCTCAAGtccggaaaaaaaaaaatcgtctCCGAATAAAACTCTCCTCTGAAAGGATATCCCACTTCGTCTCGTCGCCCCTCCTCACATCAGCACACACATGTTGTGCATTCCCGACTAGCTGGACGCGCTTCCCTCCCttgcaactttttaaaaacatacAACTGTGCAGTAATATGTTACCCCCCTTCGTCATGCAAAATGTGAGACGCTCACACGGAGTGTGCCTTTCACCATGAGCACAATTGGAACCGACTTGTCCCCACAagcaacacttttttttccatcatttcAGCAATTATTttgaaataaatatttattaataggaaaaaataaaaattataaaattattgCAAGGTTTGCCCCATTGTACATTAGCAGTTGTTGCGCACtaacacatttttccttcttatctaatttcattttcagatatgaggcaaaaaaaaaaaaaaaaaaaaaaaacgaaaaacaaaaatgctCTAAATTACGAAAATGTGTCTGCGTCATTTATAacatggaaataaaaattgtttaaaCATACGCAGAACATTTTCTCGGTGGATAtcttttcattcattcattccttttttttttttttttttttttttttctcttttttgcttAAAAATTCTCTCCGTCCATGCATGTGCCGAAATTGTTTACTCATCGCGTAACCAATTCGACAATGCATAGTTGCAGGTTTGAAGAAGGGCGTACTTCTTATatacgtgtgtgtatgtgggGTTTGGTAAAGCTGTGCAACTTTTCATTCCCCAACTAGCAGTAGGGATATGCAACACCTTTGTCTGCCGTTTTCAGCGCAGCTAACTGTTCTTagcaaaaaagaggaggcgCACAACATTTGTGAACCCTAACAGAGCCGCCTAGTTATTCTGTGCCTTCAGCTTGTTCCTTCTCTCCTCAATGATGTCCAACTTAATTCCCTTCTCACGGGGTAAACTGATATATGGCTTCGAATTATCCCCAATGACAAACACGTTGCTCAAACGAGtggcaaatatttttcccctggaGTCCTTCACATGAATAATATCATATGTTCCTATGTTCTTATCAATGGAGGAAATGATACCAACTCTTCCAACACTGTGTCCAGCTGTGACCATAACCATACTGCCGATTTGAAATTTCAAATGTTCCAGTACTTTTCCGGTTTCTAAGTCTAATCGAACCGTATCATTCACCTTAACGTCTGGGTGGATGTATGGAATGCTCCTACCATCATGGGTAACGGCAATGGATAATCGTCCTTTTCTCAAAATGATTTTCTTCACCTTGCACAACTTATATTTGCTCTCCTCATTGGTAATTCGGTGGGGGACAAATCTTCCTTTAATGTCGTACAGGAGTCTAAAATATTCGTTCGACTTGGTTATATGAATAACGTCCATAAGACCAACAGGGAAGGTGCAATCGGTTCTTATCTTGTTGTCcacttttacaattttctgGATTAATATCATTTTCACTTCGTCAAACGTTAAGGCATACTTCAGTCGGTTTCGTAACAAAATTACCAAGGGGATACTTTCGATAAGCTTGTGGGGACCGCTACTCGTTTTGGGCGCATACTGGCCGCCCATTTTGTTCAACATCCAATGCGAGGGCGCATTGACTCTCTTCATGTgcttctttattccttttccctgCGGGGGGGAGGCCAAACGAGGGAAATGTGTTAGTGACGCGGAAACTGTGATCGAAATGGTgaccaaaaaaatatgaactgttcatatttttacattcgcatatacaaaaaaaaaaaaaaaaaaaagctagctgtATAGGAAActctcaaaaaaatatgaacatcgattaaaaaaaaaaagttgcacacatttttggaaaaagcACGACAGAACAGTTTTATAAGCGGCTTGCGGGCAGACAAATATATGGGGGCCAAAAATGTATCGCATCTCTCTTCATAAAATTACACAGCACGGTGGCAACATTTCGGCATGTAGATCGAACAAAGGCATGTTTTACCGCAAGTCACCTTATAGCCAATTCGAAAAACATAACGCAGAAGCACAATATAGCGTAATAGCAGCACATTTGGGCCTATTCGACCCGTTTAGCCCTTTCGCGACCGTTTAACGGAGGCGAAAACGCTTCGCAAAATATGTATTCACATTAGCATACACTTGggtatatatgcaaaaaggTACACTCAGGTATGCAGTTTGAAGGGCATCTGCGCGTAGGGGGAAATGCCCGTGGTACATGGAAAAACGCCGCAGGGGTAAGATCCCCTACGAAaatttccattattttttttgtacgtaCCATTTTGCCGATCGAGTTTCAAAATTGGTTGGTTGATTTTCTCCTTAGAAGAATTAAGAATATGTGGGGGAAGGCCTCTTATGCCTTATATTTGTAgggtaaaaaatatcaaGTGATAAATTTGGGTAAAtgtaatttatatatgttgttcACGCAAAAGGGTtgaaaacaaaggaaaactGTAACATTTAATTATTTCAACGCGTGCGTATGTTTGTTCCTAACAtagctttatttttttatcattaaaTGTACAAGCAAAATGgtgaattgtttttttttgatttttttttttttttttttgtcaattttaGAAGGTTAGGATgctttataaaaaaaacgaattcgTATGCTTATACTCTAAacgtatttttatttaaactGCGGGCTGGAGGCTGagagcgttttttttttttttttttttcaacttggAAGAAATCGTCACCACGGATGcggcataaaaatatatatgtacaatgtGTTTTGTTACGGTAGTACGCACGTTGTggcctttttgttttttccattttttgctaTTTACTATATGGGGGCCCAGTGGATGATCCGCACGGTAGGATCCACCATTTGGCAcctgtttttgtttttgcttcttttttaattcaccTTTGCAAAGCTTCTTTGGGAACATAGCAGCAGATATTATATGCTGAATATCACATTAGGCAAggttgggggaaaaaaatatacgcacCTAACGGGGCTACGACACTCCATACATACACTTAAATCACTTCCGGCGTTGCTCAAAGTGGGGCCCACCGCGTTGCAACGTATACGTATGTACCGTAGCTTATAACCTTTATGCACTTTGGCAAAGTgaagcatatataaattcacaAATTTAAATGGGGAATAGGCCGGCCCAGTGGCGCTTTGTTTCTTGCATTGGgggatccattttttttgttctttgcaAACcgcacaaaatggggaagcaCTGGGGCGATGCTTCAAAGCCGAAGTGCCATCCGAAAAAAAGCACTACGGGGAAGAGGCAATACGAACCCATCAATGTATTCAACGGATCCGcgctttttttccccgaCCCTGCGAAGGAGGTAAATCCGCTCACGGgtggaaaaatgggaacaaaaaaaaaaaaaaaaatatatatttatataaatatatgagtACCTACTCCTTGCCAATACTTTTCTGGCAACGattcttcaccattttggcGTATTTTTCTGATAAGAACAAACGAAGCATTAATTTTGCGCTTATAAAAAggttaacaaaaatgtagcGCTCATGTTGATCTTTGAAATACGAACTGTAGGAGTTCCCAAACTGGGGGCACATCACCTCCGGTTTTTCACCTCACCTCTTCTCAAAtgtcacagagaaaattCTCTTCTGTTGTGTTCACGTATTAATGTTGAGGCGTGCTACACCCCATCGAATAGGGAGACCTCCCAGGAGGGGGAATGTGTAAAGTTGTTCCATCATTCCCGCTTTAACGAATTAACGGCACGACGGGAAAAATAACAAtcggaaaatggaaaacacaCAATGACATCTTCTTGACGCATGCAAAATGATCATATCACAAAACAAGTATCGccgaattaaaaaaatatcgtgcacatttttaagtaAAGGTGTTCCTCTTAAAAATTTGCAAGGtgaattaattttatttattttttcttttttcccctttgtgaatcatttgtgcaaataatttttttttttttttttattcaccgCGCtgtaaattttcaaaatatttGGCAGCAAAAAGTTCCTTTCGCTGGGTTAATTTCTCCAATCAGTAAAGGTGACCGTCACCATGTGTGTGTTAAAGTAGAGGAAAATAAGGCACACAGTTATGTCCCCGAGTGGACTTCCTCCCTTGATCACTCTGTCTTTATCTTTCCCCCTCCATTTTGATAAATCATTGCATAAGCTTTTTGGGGCGTTCACATGAGTGGATGTGCTGCTAAGCATAAACGATCACGCGCGTTAGCACCCACTTGATTAGTGCCGAATTGGCGGCTACGCATTATTTGCTGACTGCTGAGCGAGCGGGGGCCTGCAACAAAAAGGTTAACTTCTTGGAGAAACACCGCTGCCCCCCAAAATGATGCTGGAGAACTCCAAGGAAATGCCAATAAATGAGGACGTCGAAAAAGAGATATACGAATGCTTCTCCCTGTTTGATACAAACAAATGCGGTTACATCGACATCCGCGAATTTTACTTCGCCCTTAAGTCGCTTGGACtgaatttcaaaaaagaggaagtgaaGAATCTCTTCCTccaagtgaagaaaaacatCGACGATAAATTAAATTTCGATGAATTTTTCGAAATCGCAACGAAACATATTCATAAGAGATACACTGAGGAGGAAATGGACAACATGTTCGCGCTCTTCGACCCGAATGACACAGgttagtcttttttttccccactaaTGTGTGTAGGTGGTGCCGCACGGGGGGCGATTGATTGCACACACTGCATAGTAAAATGGAACCACTTTTACCTTTGCAGGAAAAATAACGCTAACTTCTTTGCGAAACGTGTGTGCCGAAATAGGTAAGGAAATGAGCGTCTCACGTGGCAACATTTGTTTGGCCTACCACCCATGGTCGCTCTGACGGGGCAGTTCCTCACGCGTCGATTGTCCACTCTTCGCGTGGCACACCTATTATTTgaacacacatgtgcatagcCATCTACGcaccttcccccttcccaCTCAAGGGGAACACATCGACGACGCGGAACTAAACCACATGATCGAGTTTGCCGACAGGAACAACGATAAGGTTATCGACAAGCAGGAATTCAAGAGAGTCCTTTTAAGCGCATGGAAAAACGACCCGCTCAGTGACGTAGACTCGGATTAGTATATTCCCCCACACGAGAACACGCAAGTACACGCCAGTACACGCGATTATGCGCTAATAATGCAGCTAGCCAAACTGCGCAAcggtcaaaaaaaaaaaaaattaatttaattttgtttaatttaCGTGCTTGTTGGAATGCTCTACAATTGATAATTTGCTAAAATTtaatttcacttttttttgttctgtttcgtttcactccttttaacttttaaagattaaataaaaagatgaaaaaaaaaatgccacacGAATGGGCAGCAAAAATGGCTACATGATGGACAGCATATAATTCAAAATATCACAAAGAAGGGGGGCACATAATAAACTAAacgttaaaaagaaaaaaaaattcgaataAAATCGAATAAAATCG
Coding sequences within:
- a CDS encoding 40S ribosomal protein S4, which translates into the protein MGKGIKKHMKRVNAPSHWMLNKMGGQYAPKTSSGPHKLIESIPLVILLRNRLKYALTFDEVKMILIQKIVKVDNKIRTDCTFPVGLMDVIHITKSNEYFRLLYDIKGRFVPHRITNEESKYKLCKVKKIILRKGRLSIAVTHDGRSIPYIHPDVKVNDTVRLDLETGKVLEHLKFQIGSMVMVTAGHSVGRVGIISSIDKNIGTYDIIHVKDSRGKIFATRLSNVFVIGDNSKPYISLPREKGIKLDIIEERRNKLKAQNN